ATGGACGCCGAGACCTCGTCGTACGAGCAGTTCACCGAGGCCATCCTGGCGGCCGGGCAGATGCTCTACAGCATGCCCGACGTCCGGCAGGCCTACCGGCTTGTGCCGCTGGATCTGCCCACGCCGCTGTGGATGCGTGGCCCGGGCTTCCAGACGGCGTCCTTCGTCATCGAGTCGGCCATGGACGAACTCGCCCACAAGCTCGGCGTCGACCCGATCGAGCTGCGTCGGCGCAACGAGCCGAACGAGGACGAGGCGAGGAACGTGCCGTTCTCCACGCGCCGGCTGCGCGAGTGCTACACCGTCGGCGCCCGCGAGTTCGGCTGGCACCGCCGCGATCCGCGGCCGCGTTCGACGCGTGACGGCGACTGGCTGATCGGCATGGGGATGGCCGCGGGCGTGTACGACACCGCGCGGTTCCAGGCCGAGGCACGGGCCCGTCTGGACGCCGACGGCACGGCGGTGGTCGAGGCCGCCGCCAGCGACATGGGACCGGGTACCTACACCTCCCAGGCCCAGGTCGCCGCCGACGCCCTCGGGCTGACCATGCGCACGGTCACCTTCCGCCTCGGCGACTCGCTCTACCCGCCGACCCCGCCCCACGGCGGCTCCATGACCATGGCCAGCGTCGGCTCCGCCACCCTCGACGCCTGCGACAGGATCCGGCGGCAGGCGATCCAACTGGCCGTAGAGGACAGGGACTCCCCGCTGTACGGCGTCCAGGCCGACGAGGTCGTCGTCCGGAGCGGCCGACTGCACGTCCAGGGCAACCCGGCCCGCGGCGAGACCTACCAGCGGCTGCTGTCCCGCAACGACCGCACCCATCTCGAAGCGGACGGCTCCTTCGCCCCGCCGTCAGGACCGGAGCGGCACTCCTTCTACGGCTACAACGCGACCTTCGCCGAGGTGGCCGTCGACGCCACCCTGGGCCTGGTCCGCGTGCGGCGCGTGCTCGGCGTGTACGACGCCGGCCGCATCATCAGCCCCAAACTCGCCGACAGCCAGGCCCTCGGCGGCATGGTCGGCGGCATCGGCACGGCCCTGCTCGAACACACGGTCACCGACCACCGCGACGGCCGGATCGTGAACGCCAACCTCGCCGACTACCTCGTCCCCGTCAACGCAGACATCCCCGATCTCAAGGGGATCTTCCTGGACGGTGAGGACTACGAGGCCGACCCCATCGGCGTCAAGGGCCTCGGCGAGCTTGTGATGATCGGCGTAGCGCCCGCCATCGCCAACGCGGTCTTCAACGCCACCGGTCGCCGGGTGCGCGAACTGCCCA
The DNA window shown above is from Streptomyces akebiae and carries:
- a CDS encoding xanthine dehydrogenase family protein molybdopterin-binding subunit, whose translation is MSPQPQAAVGAPLSRVDGRLKVTGRALYAAEHDVDGAVHAVIVDSSIGRGRVTSIDTRDAEAHPGVLRVIHHRNAPKLPYRDNSGSNNPPGRRLRVFQDDQVRFHGQPVAVVVATTLEAAQHGASLVKVRYDSEQPATDLTEGEPGEPANYARGDVEAGLRSAAVRLDLNYRTARNHHNPMEPHATIARWKGDKLTVWDKTQWVVGTQTELAAVFGLETDAVRVISPFVGGGFGTALRCWPHVIVAALAARETERPVKLVLSRKQMYLGTGYRPSYEYRLRLGSDRRGRLIAADHAMDAETSSYEQFTEAILAAGQMLYSMPDVRQAYRLVPLDLPTPLWMRGPGFQTASFVIESAMDELAHKLGVDPIELRRRNEPNEDEARNVPFSTRRLRECYTVGAREFGWHRRDPRPRSTRDGDWLIGMGMAAGVYDTARFQAEARARLDADGTAVVEAAASDMGPGTYTSQAQVAADALGLTMRTVTFRLGDSLYPPTPPHGGSMTMASVGSATLDACDRIRRQAIQLAVEDRDSPLYGVQADEVVVRSGRLHVQGNPARGETYQRLLSRNDRTHLEADGSFAPPSGPERHSFYGYNATFAEVAVDATLGLVRVRRVLGVYDAGRIISPKLADSQALGGMVGGIGTALLEHTVTDHRDGRIVNANLADYLVPVNADIPDLKGIFLDGEDYEADPIGVKGLGELVMIGVAPAIANAVFNATGRRVRELPITAEALL